ACCCGGGACATCCTCTTCCGGAGCTCCGGTCCGAGTCTGTCGACCGCTTCGGAGCAGACGCGAGACATGGCGATCAAGGACGTGTCCAAAGCTTGTTCCAGCGGGAAACGAGCTTCACTGGCTCTTTCGGTGATATCACCGCAGTCGTTCAGGCACACGGAGTCCACTTCCGTTATGGTCTCTTGCAAGAAGGACGCGATGCGCGCAAAGCTGCTTACGGCCACGCAGAGCTGAGATGACACTTCAAACTCGCCGACGACGTCAAAGTAGCCGGCAGACTCAACACGGCCCGAAAGGGTGCGCACGAAATGCGAGCAATCTTCCGCCACTGCCGTGGTGAAGGCGCGTACGCAGCGAAAATCGAGAAAATCTAGTTTTCGCCAGAGTTCAACGTAGCGGCTGTGCAGAATGTCGACTGTATCTCGAACGGCCGAGCCGTACTTGATGTCGCGGGCGAGCGGGGACATATCATCCTTGTCCACGAGATCAGATATCCACCCCGAGACGGGACTTCTCGCCAGATCGAACCAAAGTAATACCAGGTCAAAGCCGAACCAGTCTTGGAGCTTGTCCATTCGCATGGGATAACTACTGGATACCAGTGCACTGGAGATCTTCTTGCGGAATCGCTGAAAGATGTAAAAAAGCTGCAAGCTCTCCTCCACTGCCTTCGAGCGGGAGACGTCGTCAGCTGGTTTATCGACAAGCGAGGTGCTTAAATTCGTCACTCTTGTCTCAAACGCTTGGCAAATGAAGGTGTCTAGTTCCTTGAACACGATCTGAGTGTATGTTTCGTTCCAGGCAGACTTAAAAATACGATCGGCCTCTTGGTGATAGGCCTCTATGGTGGAAAGTATCCGCGTGACAATGTGCGTGATCGAATCATGGTCGAGTGAACCTTCTTGTGTCAGCAGGCCTTGATACCACGCATGAGCATCCTTCTGTATTTCTACGCCAGCAGGGTCCGTGACTTCGGTCTCCACGAGCGCTTCAATCGTAACGCAGCAAAAGAGTAAGCCGAGCAAATCAATACGATGGTACTTCTTCGCAAAAGTAAAGTTTTCATGCAGCCTAGCCAAGCGTTCCAGACAGGGATCCGTCAGAGACTTGACCACTACCTCCAAATAATTAACGATGAGCTGTTCCTGCGTTTCCTTGATCGAAGTCCTGATTTGCGCCAACAACTGATACAGCGCAGAAAAGTTCAGTCTCGTCATTTTAGACCTGACGACGTTCGCCAGTGCCGTTATCTGGCACAGCTGCTGCTCCAGGCAAGAGAGGTTGTGGTACTGCGAGTGGCGAAAAAGTAAGGTCAGGCCTTCTTCCGCGAGGCACTGCTCCCACTGGATCCACGTGAGAGTCAAACCTTCGGCCGCCGTCGACGCCTGTTGCAACAAGAAAATGAGGCACAGGTAGTAGTGATATCGTAGCACCGTCTGGCGGTCGAACCGCTTCTCGGTCTTGCACTCGAAGCCGAACCTCACGTAAACGCGGCCGTACGCTCCCCGACCACCCGCATCCGCGAGACGGAGCCACTGTTCGCAGCCGGTGCAGGGGATCTCGTTGACGAAGAGCGACGCCGCACCCATGAAGTCGTCGGCGCCGTCGAAGGAGCACACGGTCTCGAACAACTCCCTCAGGAAGTGCAGGCACGAGAAGCACGAACGCACGTCCCGGAGCTCCCGGAACACGCCACACACTGTCCGCGGGTCCTTGTCCCAAACGGCCAGCTGAAAGGCGTCCGAACCCGAGTCCGACACGCGGATGCGGAAGTTCTCATCCCACATGGGGCAAACTGTCCTGTTCTTGACGCTGGTCAGCTGCGCTTCCGAGCTACCGATGCGCAGGACGCAGTATGGATCGGACTTTCCGCTCACGTCTCTGGCCACGAGACCTTCGGCCTGAACTACGGTGACGAGCAGGTGCACGTCGACCTCCGGCAGCTTGGAGGCGAGGCGCGCCATCTTCTCTTCGCTCGACGCTTGCAGGACTTCGGCGAACGTGGTGTTCACGTAAATGCGCAGCTGTTCGTCGACGGCGCCATAGGGCTTCGTCGGCTTGCCGACGCCCCTCTCGGCCATGTGGAGGCACTGGACGCACAGCCTCAGGAAGTCACGCTGCGATATGGGATCGAAAAGCCTCTCGAATTCCTTCGCGGAGTCGGGGTTCCCCTCGTAAATTTCGGCAGGGCTGGATGAGCCGCTTGGAACCATATGCAACTTCTTCGTTCTCTTTGTGGTTTGCTTTGGTTTTCACTATGAGTGGAAAGAAGAAGGGCGGGGGTGACTCATACCCACTATGGTGGATTGGCCAATAATCGGATGAATTAGGaaagtaaatcatcatcatcattagcctatatttatgtccactgcaggacgaaggcctctccctgtgatctccaattatcgcTGTCTTGCgacagctgattccaacttgcgcctgcaaatttcctaacttcatcaccccacctagttttctgccgtcctcaactgcgcttcccttctcttggtatccattttgtgaccctaatggtccatcggttatccgtcttgcgcattacatggcctgcccaactccactttttccgcttaatatcaaccagaatatcggctatttccGTTTGTtcttgatccacaccgctttcttccggtctcttaacgttaggcctaacatttttcgttccatctctttgtacagtccttaacttgttcccgagcttctttgttaacctccaaatttctgccccatatgttagcaccggtagaatgcaattattgtacacttttcttctcaacgacagcggtaatctcccagtcaggatttggtaatgcctgccgtatgcactccagcccaattttattctataaatttctttttcatgaacaggtcccctgtgagtaattcacctagataaacgtactcctttacagactctagaggctgactggcaatccttaattcttgttcccttgccaggctattgaacattgtttgtcttctgcatattaatcttcaaccccactcttacactttctcggttaaggtcctcaatcatttgctgcaattcgtccccattgttgctgaatagg
This Dermacentor silvarum isolate Dsil-2018 chromosome 6, BIME_Dsil_1.4, whole genome shotgun sequence DNA region includes the following protein-coding sequences:
- the LOC119456652 gene encoding protein unc-13 homolog D, translating into MVPSGSSSPAEIYEGNPDSAKEFERLFDPISQRDFLRLCVQCLHMAERGVGKPTKPYGAVDEQLRIYVNTTFAEVLQASSEEKMARLASKLPEVDVHLLVTVVQAEGLVARDVSGKSDPYCVLRIGSSEAQLTSVKNRTVCPMWDENFRIRVSDSGSDAFQLAVWDKDPRTVCGVFRELRDVRSCFSCLHFLRELFETVCSFDGADDFMGAASLFVNEIPCTGCEQWLRLADAGGRGAYGRVYVRFGFECKTEKRFDRQTVLRYHYYLCLIFLLQQASTAAEGLTLTWIQWEQCLAEEGLTLLFRHSQYHNLSCLEQQLCQITALANVVRSKMTRLNFSALYQLLAQIRTSIKETQEQLIVNYLEVVVKSLTDPCLERLARLHENFTFAKKYHRIDLLGLLFCCVTIEALVETEVTDPAGVEIQKDAHAWYQGLLTQEGSLDHDSITHIVTRILSTIEAYHQEADRIFKSAWNETYTQIVFKELDTFICQAFETRVTNLSTSLVDKPADDVSRSKAVEESLQLFYIFQRFRKKISSALVSSSYPMRMDKLQDWFGFDLVLLWFDLARSPVSGWISDLVDKDDMSPLARDIKYGSAVRDTVDILHSRYVELWRKLDFLDFRCVRAFTTAVAEDCSHFVRTLSGRVESAGYFDVVGEFEVSSQLCVAVSSFARIASFLQETITEVDSVCLNDCGDITERASEARFPLEQALDTSLIAMSRVCSEAVDRLGPELRKRMSRVCDASSRHLQDRALHDLVQYVDACIGTLHDHLDDIAFRKMLRLLWRCSVSSIREEASLVQENYLYRFTTASLSFVGLQRALFQLKDVFHAGGAGLSLVELNVKNYAALEEKLNELVRALEEHNGDLSKNGGAIIV